The following proteins are co-located in the Branchiostoma lanceolatum isolate klBraLanc5 chromosome 16, klBraLanc5.hap2, whole genome shotgun sequence genome:
- the LOC136421604 gene encoding galactosylceramide sulfotransferase-like isoform X3: MSSSKGLLVVIGVCMAVCGILYMETVSYQSVVSTFHAVFNAPECRPCLEQTNIVFIKVHKAGGSTVSTIFQRFGDDRNLSFVLPRKGINLGWPNQIKRRDFLPSLTGEYNILVRHVVYNRRILPGIMAKNTVYIAILREPFSHLKSVFNFFNIAQKLKIRSKDPVLKFLNSPRRYAKKRGGQKTKNFMSFDLGFPVNRLSGNRKAISDFIRLTDKDFLLVIILEYLDESLVLLKRYLCWSLSDILYWVQNQRKYKRKDVRISLAQRKTHRKFSNVDYAYYEYFNATLWKKIELQGPDFWKEAQHFKAIKSDVMEFCQSPQSVVNTRVINASMWNEEFYVDAAFCAKLMTGTLSYLNFFRKKYSLQQNSKDSVGHNSTKKKSHCFPGTNKFP; encoded by the exons ATGAGTTCGTCGAAGGGACTCCTGGTAGTGATTGGAGTGTGTATGGCGGTTTGTGGGATTCTGTATATGGAGACTGTAAGCTACCAATCAGTCGTCAGCACTTTTCACGCTGTCTTCAACGCGCCAGAATGCCGACCGTGCCTGGAACAAACCAACATTGTCTTCATAAAAGTCCATAAG GCTGGGGGCTCGACGGTTTCAACTATATTTCAGCGCTTTGGTGACGACCGGAACTTGTCATTCGTTCTTCCCCGGAAAGGCATTAATTTGGGGTggccaaatcaaatcaaacggCGTGACTTTCTTCCTTCTTTGACCGGCGAATACAACATCCTTGTGCGACACGTTGTCTACAATAGGAGGATCTTACCAGGTATCATGGCCAAGAATACCGTGTACATCGCCATCCTTCGCGAGCCTTTCAGTCACCTCAAATCCGTCTTTAACTTTTTCAACATTgcccaaaaattgaaaatccgaAGTAAGGATCCTGTGCTGAAATTTCTCAATTCTCCAAGGAGATACGCAAAGAAACGTGGTGGGCAGAAAACGAAGAACTTCATGTCCTTCGACTTGGGTTTTCCGGTCAATCGACTATCAGGAAATAGAAAAGCTATCAGTGACTTTATTCGCCTGACGGACAAAGATTTTTTGTTGGTGATAATTTTGGAGTATTTGGATGAATCGTTGGTGTTGTTGAAGAGATATCTTTGTTGGTCCCTATCTGATATATTGTACTGGGTGCAAAACCAGAGAAAATACAAACGAAAAGACGTGCGCATTTCGCTCGCGCAAAGGAAAACGCATCGAAAGTTTTCGAACGTTGACTACGCCTATTACGAGTACTTTAACGCCACCCTGTGGAAGAAGATTGAACTGCAGGGCCCTGATTTCTGGAAAGAAGCCCAACATTTCAAAGCCATTAAGAGCGATGTTATGGAGTTTTGCCAGTCACCACAGAGTGTGGTGAATACGCGAGTCATCAATGCCTCTATGTGGAACGAGGAATTCTACGTAGATGCCGCTTTCTGTGCTAAGTTAATGACTGGGACACTTAGCTATTTGAATTTCTTCCGAAAAAAGTATAGTTTACAACAAAATAGCAAAGATTCCGTAGGTCACAACTCAACTAAGAAGAAAAGTCATTGCTTTCCGGGCACCAACAAATTCCCTTAA
- the LOC136421604 gene encoding galactosylceramide sulfotransferase-like isoform X4: MSWSKGLLVVIGVCMTVCGILYMETVSYHSVVSTFRAVFNAPECRPCQEQTNIVFIKVHKAGGSTVSTIFQRFGDDRNLSFVLPRKGINLGWPNQIKRRDFLPSLTGEYNILVRHVVYNRRILPGIMAKNTVYIAILREPFSHLKSVFNFFNIAQKLKIRSKDPVLKFLNSPRRYAKKRGGQKTKNFMSFDLGFPVNRLSGNRKAISDFIRLTDKDFLLVIILEYLDESLVLLKRYLCWSLSDILYWVQNQRKYKRKDVRISLAQRKTHRKFSNVDYAYYEYFNATLWKKIELQGPDFWKEAQHFKAIKSDVMEFCQSPQSVVNTRVINASMWNEEFYVDAAFCAKLMTGTLSYLNFFRKKYSLQQNSKDSVGHNSTKKKSHCFPGTNKFP; this comes from the exons ATGAGCTGGTCGAAGGGACTCCTGGTAGTGATTGGAGTGTGTATGACGGTTTGTGGGATTCTGTATATGGAGACTGTAAGCTACCACTCAGTCGTCAGCACTTTTCGCGCTGTCTTCAACGCACCAGAATGCCGACCGTGCCAGGAACAAACCAACATTGTCTTCATAAAAGTCCATAAG GCTGGGGGCTCGACGGTTTCAACTATATTTCAGCGCTTTGGTGACGACCGGAACTTGTCATTCGTTCTTCCCCGGAAAGGCATTAATTTGGGGTggccaaatcaaatcaaacggCGTGACTTTCTTCCTTCTTTGACCGGCGAATACAACATCCTTGTGCGACACGTTGTCTACAATAGGAGGATCTTACCAGGTATCATGGCCAAGAATACCGTGTACATCGCCATCCTTCGCGAGCCTTTCAGTCACCTCAAATCCGTCTTTAACTTTTTCAACATTgcccaaaaattgaaaatccgaAGTAAGGATCCTGTGCTGAAATTTCTCAATTCTCCAAGGAGATACGCAAAGAAACGTGGTGGGCAGAAAACGAAGAACTTCATGTCCTTCGACTTGGGTTTTCCGGTCAATCGACTATCAGGAAATAGAAAAGCTATCAGTGACTTTATTCGCCTGACGGACAAAGATTTTTTGTTGGTGATAATTTTGGAGTATTTGGATGAATCGTTGGTGTTGTTGAAGAGATATCTTTGTTGGTCCCTATCTGATATATTGTACTGGGTGCAAAACCAGAGAAAATACAAACGAAAAGACGTGCGCATTTCGCTCGCGCAAAGGAAAACGCATCGAAAGTTTTCGAACGTTGACTACGCCTATTACGAGTACTTTAACGCCACCCTGTGGAAGAAGATTGAACTGCAGGGCCCTGATTTCTGGAAAGAAGCCCAACATTTCAAAGCCATTAAGAGCGATGTTATGGAGTTTTGCCAGTCACCACAGAGTGTGGTGAATACGCGAGTCATCAATGCCTCTATGTGGAACGAGGAATTCTACGTAGATGCCGCTTTCTGTGCTAAGTTAATGACTGGGACACTTAGCTATTTGAATTTCTTCCGAAAAAAGTATAGTTTACAACAAAATAGCAAAGATTCCGTAGGTCACAACTCAACTAAGAAGAAAAGTCATTGCTTTCCGGGCACCAACAAATTCCCTTAA
- the LOC136421603 gene encoding DBH-like monooxygenase protein 1, with the protein MSPLQVFVIFGVGLALSLAEENVFTHNAVLDAQGKFHLRWFFDKERVTFETTVETRGYVALGFSPNGGMANSDIVIGWVEDGRAELEDRFAHGESQPVLDSRQDWTLHEWQENGTHTTMRFSRKLQTCDAFDRNIKKVTTRVIWAYHAEDPDPHRGPLYHEGRRGTSSLNLLDPPAPTPEWDSPDDVMVFEAFTQNVHVPSDSDTTYWCSAYRIPRLERKHHVIKMEAVIQPGNEKLVHHIVLFQCKHDGNESLAHLSGPRCNVVRNALDCRPGRFLLAWATGGNDLSLPDDVGLPVGDDDGDVLIMSTHYDNPHLRDDLYDTSGIRIYYTPVLRTHDGGVMQIGAQVRPTMMIPPGAERFNVYAHCSSFCLKEALPEDGVTVFASFLHTHLAGRSIRDRHFRNGKELEPISSNDDYDFNYQQTTYLKPYVKLLPDDTLMLECGYETKNRHNMTYGGLGTWDEMCMDFLLYYPKIDLNDCGSKAYDYDLASFFGVQNFTYTGRYDVIITQPESHTFFNKSFFEAAHAHRWTQEEILAFEDHTRRMKYRMACEGRHDYQADDQTEVPPTFQPLIEPSDDACEEEASSRASLHTSQATTVSLVFLVPTVVVWKLASV; encoded by the exons ATGTCTCCTTTGCAAGTCTTTGTCATCTTTGGAGTGGGACTGGCTTTATCCTTGGCAGAAGAGAATGTATTCACCCACAATGCGGTGTTGGACGCACAGGGAAAGTTTCATCTTCGATGGTTCTTCGACAAAGAGAGGGTCACATTTGAGACAACGGTGGAGACTAGAGGGTATGTAGCGCTGGGGTTCTCGCCAAATGGCGGCATGGCCAACTCTGACATTGTGATCGGCTGGGTGGAGGACGGACGTGCGGAGTTGGAA GACCGCTTCGCCCACGGAGAATCGCAACCAGTTTTGGACAGTAGACAAGACTGGACGCTGCACGAATGGCAAGAGAACGGTACTCACACCACCATGCGATTCAGCAGGAAACTGCAGACTTGTGACGCCTTTGACAGAAACATCAAG AAAGTAACAACACGTGTTATTTGGGCATACCATGCGGAGGATCCCGACCCCCATAGGGGTCCACTCTACCACGAGGGCCGCCGAGGGACGTCTAGTTTGAATCTGCTGGATCCCCCCGCACCGACGCCAGAATGGGACAgtcctgatgacgtcatggtgtTCGAGGCTTTCACCCAAAAT GTACACGTGCCCTCTGATAGCGACACCACATACTGGTGTTCCGCCTACAGGATACCACGATTGGAGAGGAAGCACCACGTTATAAAG ATGGAAGCTGTCATCCAGCCCGGAAACGAGAAACTAGTGCACCACATAGTTCTCTTCCAGTGCAAGCATGATGGGAACGAGAGTTTGGCCCATCTTTCGGGCCCCCGTTGCAATGTCGTTCGAAATGCCTTGGATTGCAGACCAGGTCGTTTCCTGCTTGCCTGGGCCACCGGTGGCAAT GATCTGTCTTTGCCCGATGATGTCGGACTACCGGTGGGTGATGACGACGGTGACGTGTTGATAATGAGTACTCACTACGACAATCCACATCTAAGGGATG ACCTATACGACACTTCAGGGATCCGGATCTACTACACGCCTGTCCTGAGGACCCACGATGGCGGCGTTATGCAAATAGGGGCACAGGTCAGGCCGACCATGATGATACCGCCTGGAGCCGAGCGTTTTAACGTGTACGCACACTGCAgttcattttgtcttaaagag GCACTACCTGAAGACGGAGTGACTGTTTTCGCCAGTTTTCTACACACACATCTAGCAG GACGTTCCATTCGAGACCGCCATTTCAGAAATGGCAAAGAGCTGGAACCAATCAGCAGCAACGATGATTATGACttcaattaccag CAAACAACGTACCTGAAACCTTATGTGAAGTTGTTACCG GATGACACCCTAATGTTGGAGTGTGGATACGAAACCAAAAATCGTCACAACATGACTTAC GGTGGTCTTGGCACATGGGATGAAATGTGTATGGACTTCCTTCTGTACTACCCAAAGATAGACCTGAACGACTGTGGGAGTAAAGCCTACGATTACGACCTCGCCTCGTTCTTCGGCGTTCAAAACTTCAC GTACACCGGAcgttatgacgtcatcataacTCAGCCCGAGAGCCACACATTCTTCAACAAATCTTTCTTTGAAGCTGCGCATGCGCACAGGTGGACACAGGAGGAGATTCTTGCCTTTGAGGATCACACCAGACGCATGAAGTACCGCATGGCGTGTGAAGGGAGACACGATTATCAG GCCGATGATCAGACGGAGGTTCCACCAACATTCCAGCCTCTAATCGAGCCATCGGACGATGCATGCGAAGAGGAAGCCAGCAGCCGAGCAAGTTTGCACACGTCGCAAGCTACAACAGTTTCCTTGGTGTTCCTTGTGCCAACTGTCGTGGTTTGGAAGCTGGCTTCAGTGTGA
- the LOC136421604 gene encoding galactosylceramide sulfotransferase-like isoform X1 yields the protein MIILEMTRRECEIFSQNVSRSQFWVRYGAVVLTLTLFMPTAMSSSKGLLVVIGVCMAVCGILYMETVSYQSVVSTFHAVFNAPECRPCLEQTNIVFIKVHKAGGSTVSTIFQRFGDDRNLSFVLPRKGINLGWPNQIKRRDFLPSLTGEYNILVRHVVYNRRILPGIMAKNTVYIAILREPFSHLKSVFNFFNIAQKLKIRSKDPVLKFLNSPRRYAKKRGGQKTKNFMSFDLGFPVNRLSGNRKAISDFIRLTDKDFLLVIILEYLDESLVLLKRYLCWSLSDILYWVQNQRKYKRKDVRISLAQRKTHRKFSNVDYAYYEYFNATLWKKIELQGPDFWKEAQHFKAIKSDVMEFCQSPQSVVNTRVINASMWNEEFYVDAAFCAKLMTGTLSYLNFFRKKYSLQQNSKDSVGHNSTKKKSHCFPGTNKFP from the exons ATGATAATTCTCGAGATGACAAGGCGTGAGTGTGAGATTTTTAGTCAAAATGTCTCTAGATCTCAGTTTTGGGTAAGATATGGAGCTGTAGTTTTGACGTTAACTTTGTTCATGCCCACAGCAATGAGTTCGTCGAAGGGACTCCTGGTAGTGATTGGAGTGTGTATGGCGGTTTGTGGGATTCTGTATATGGAGACTGTAAGCTACCAATCAGTCGTCAGCACTTTTCACGCTGTCTTCAACGCGCCAGAATGCCGACCGTGCCTGGAACAAACCAACATTGTCTTCATAAAAGTCCATAAG GCTGGGGGCTCGACGGTTTCAACTATATTTCAGCGCTTTGGTGACGACCGGAACTTGTCATTCGTTCTTCCCCGGAAAGGCATTAATTTGGGGTggccaaatcaaatcaaacggCGTGACTTTCTTCCTTCTTTGACCGGCGAATACAACATCCTTGTGCGACACGTTGTCTACAATAGGAGGATCTTACCAGGTATCATGGCCAAGAATACCGTGTACATCGCCATCCTTCGCGAGCCTTTCAGTCACCTCAAATCCGTCTTTAACTTTTTCAACATTgcccaaaaattgaaaatccgaAGTAAGGATCCTGTGCTGAAATTTCTCAATTCTCCAAGGAGATACGCAAAGAAACGTGGTGGGCAGAAAACGAAGAACTTCATGTCCTTCGACTTGGGTTTTCCGGTCAATCGACTATCAGGAAATAGAAAAGCTATCAGTGACTTTATTCGCCTGACGGACAAAGATTTTTTGTTGGTGATAATTTTGGAGTATTTGGATGAATCGTTGGTGTTGTTGAAGAGATATCTTTGTTGGTCCCTATCTGATATATTGTACTGGGTGCAAAACCAGAGAAAATACAAACGAAAAGACGTGCGCATTTCGCTCGCGCAAAGGAAAACGCATCGAAAGTTTTCGAACGTTGACTACGCCTATTACGAGTACTTTAACGCCACCCTGTGGAAGAAGATTGAACTGCAGGGCCCTGATTTCTGGAAAGAAGCCCAACATTTCAAAGCCATTAAGAGCGATGTTATGGAGTTTTGCCAGTCACCACAGAGTGTGGTGAATACGCGAGTCATCAATGCCTCTATGTGGAACGAGGAATTCTACGTAGATGCCGCTTTCTGTGCTAAGTTAATGACTGGGACACTTAGCTATTTGAATTTCTTCCGAAAAAAGTATAGTTTACAACAAAATAGCAAAGATTCCGTAGGTCACAACTCAACTAAGAAGAAAAGTCATTGCTTTCCGGGCACCAACAAATTCCCTTAA
- the LOC136421604 gene encoding galactose-3-O-sulfotransferase 3-like isoform X2, with protein sequence MSWSKGLLVVIGVCMTVCGILYMETVSYHSVVSTFRAVFNAPECRPCQEQTNIVFIKVHKAGGSTVSTIFQRFGDDRNLSFVLPRKGINLGWPNQIKRRDFLPSLTGEYNILVRHVVYNRRILPGIMAKNTVYIAILREPFSHLKSVFNFYHLGKKLRIPSKDPVLKFLNFPRRYLRKSAHPQKTKNFMSFDLGFPVKRLSGNSKAISDFIRQTDKDFLLVMILEYLDESLVLLKRYLCWSLSDILYWVQNQRKYKRKDVHISLAQKKTHQKFSNVDFAYYEYFNATLWKKIELQGPDFWKEVQHFKAIQSDVMEFCQSPQSVVNTRVINASMWNEEFYVDAAFCAKLRTLTLSYLNFLRKKYSLQQNSKASVGHNSTTKKSHCFPGTNKFP encoded by the exons ATGAGCTGGTCGAAGGGACTCCTGGTAGTGATTGGAGTGTGTATGACGGTTTGTGGGATTCTGTATATGGAGACTGTAAGCTACCACTCAGTCGTCAGCACTTTTCGCGCTGTCTTCAACGCACCAGAATGCCGACCGTGCCAGGAACAAACCAACATTGTCTTCATAAAAGTCCATAAG GCTGGAGGCTCGACGGTTTCAACTATATTTCAGCGCTTTGGTGACGACCGGAACTTGTCATTCGTTCTTCCTCGGAAAGGCATTAATTTGGGCTggccaaatcaaatcaaacggAGAGACTTTCTTCCTTCTTTGACCGGCGAATACAACATCCTTGTGCGACACGTTGTCTACAATAGGAGGATCTTACCAGGTATCATGGCCAAGAATACCGTATACATCGCCATTCTTCGCGAGCCTTTCAGTCACCTCAAATCCGTCTTTAACTTTTACCACCTTGGCAAAAAATTGAGAATCCCAAGTAAGGATCCTGTGCTGAAATTTCTCAATTTTCCAAGGAGATACTTAAGGAAAAGTGCCCACCCCCAGAAAACGAAGAACTTCATGTCCTTCGACTTGGGTTTTCCGGTCAAACGACTATCAGGAAATAGCAAAGCTATCAGTGACTTTATTCGCCAGACGGACAAAGATTTTTTGTTGGTGATGATTTTGGAGTATTTGGATGAATCGTTGGTGTTGTTGAAGAGATATCTTTGTTGGTCCCTGTCTGATATATTGTACTGGGTGCAAAACCAGAGAAAATACAAACGAAAAGACGTGCACATTTCGCTTGCGCAAAAGAAAACGCATCAGAAATTTTCGAACGTTGACTTCGCCTATTACGAGTACTTTAACGCCACCCTGTGGAAGAAGATTGAACTGCAGGGCCCTGATTTCTGGAAAGAAGTCCAACATTTCAAAGCCATTCAGAGCGATGTTATGGAGTTTTGCCAGTCACCACAGAGTGTGGTGAATACGCGAGTCATCAATGCCTCTATGTGGAACGAAGAATTCTACGTAGATGCCGCTTTCTGTGCTAAGTTAAGGACCTTGACACTTAGCTATTTGAATTTCCTGCGAAAAAAGTATAGTTTACAACAAAATAGCAAAGCTTCCGTAGGTCACAACTCAACTACGAAGAAAAGTCATTGCTTTCCGGGCACCAACAAATTCCCTTAA